The Stigmatella ashevillena genomic sequence TCTTCCGCGACCCTCGGGCCCATTACGCCGCCCAACCCGCCGATGACCTCTACGCGCTGGGGGTCACTGCCTACCGGCTCGTCACGGGCAAGTACCCTGAATTCGGGGAACCGGCCCGGGATGCGTCCGGCCTCTGGCGACTGGAGGGCCTTGCCTCTGCTGCTCCAATTGCGCTCAATCCCCGCGTGGATCCGCAACTCAATGACTTGATCCTTCGCATGCTTTCCATACGTCCCGAGGTGCGCGGCACGGCGGAGGCGTTGGCCGAAGCGCTGGAGCAGGCCGCCGTTGCTTCAGCGCCGCCCTCTCCCCCAACGGGCAACGCGGTTGCTGAAGCGCAGGCTCAAGCACACGACGTGTCTTTCCCTGCGCCGGGATCTGCCGCGAGGGTCAGCCTTCCTGTGCGCACCCAGCCTTGGCTTGGAATCGCGGGGATAGCAGTGATTCTGATGCTCGGCGTCTGGCTTTGCTGGAACACATCCCAGCAGCTCCTTGAGCCTCCCTCCGTCGCCACGCCAGAGGCCAGGGAAGCCCACTTGGAAGACGGCGGCACAGCGAGGCTCGGCGATGAAGCGGTGACCGCGTCCTCGGTAGCATCCCCAGTTCCCTCTGTGTCTGGAGAGAACAGCGAGGACACACTCCCCGAGCCGATGCCTGGCCAAACGCGGCCCGATGCGAAAGGCCGCTGTGCTCATCCGCAGCAGATTCGCCTCAACGGCGGGTGTTGGGTCAAGACTCCCCTGGGACGTGAGAAGTGCGAGGCGCTCAATGGCACCATGCGCGAGGGCACGTGTTACGTGCCTGCCTCCTCCCATGAGCGCCAACCCACCTCACACCCCGTGCGCACTCCGTAAGGCTCCCGCTGCAGACTCAGGCGGCAGGTTGCTTTTGAAAGACCCCTGCTGCCATGGACGCCGGTAGCGCACTCGCTATCTGCCCCCGCGCCGTCCCCCTCCACCGCCAGGGCCTCGGGGGGAGCGACCTGTGCCGCGGGATGGCCCCCTCTTGGGTCCTGCGCTCTGACCGCCCGGCCGCTTCGTTCCGCGCGAGAACCTCTTCTCCGGACCTGGCCTTCCCCCGCGAGAGTTCCGTTCTCCCCGGGCAGTCTCCCGGCCGCGCTCGCCTTCACCCCGGCGCGGAGACGTTGAGCGCTCCCTGCGGGGCGCCTCCTCTCGCTCCCGCCGAGGGGCCGCCCCCCGTGCGGAACTTCCACCACGGCCCGGGGCTCCTCGGCGGCCGGGCGCCTTGCCGCGGCGCTCCTGTCCCTCGCTCGAACGGCCTGCTCCGCGGGCTTTGCCCTTCCCCCCACTCGCGGTCCGAGGGCGTGTGCGGTCCGCCTCACGCGCAGGGCCTCTGCGGCGCGCAGGGCCCTCTTCGCGAGGCTCAGGCAGCAGCGCGTCGTCGAGGACCTTGGCCACCGCGCGTGGACGGCCCTCTCCGCGTCTTCCCCCTTTCGCACTCACGCCCGTGGGACGTGGGAGATCTCTGGGCTTCGTCAGCTCAGCGTCCTCCTGCCCCACCTGGAACTCCTCCCACTCCTCGACAAAGACAGGGTCCTCCCGAGGCACCTCGGCGCGCGGCAGACTCATGCGAACGATGCGCTCGATGGCGCTCACGGTCTCCTCATCCCGCGAGGTGACGAAGGTCGAGGCGCGCCCACTCGCGCCCGCCCGCGCCGTGCGGCCAATCCGGTGGACGTAGTCCTCCGGCGCATGGGGCAGATCAAAGTTGATGACGTGGCCGATGTCCTCCACGTCCAGTCCGCGTGAAGCGATGTCGGTGGCCACCAAGCAGCGGTACTGCCCCCGCCGGAATCCCTCGAGCGCCTGTCGGCGCTGTCCCTGCGTGCGGTCCGCGTGGATGGCCGCGGTCTTGTGGCCCGCGCGCTTGAGGACCTCCTGCACCTTCTCGGCCCGCTCCCGGGTGCGGGTGAAGACCAGCACGCTGAGCTGGTCCCTGGCGAGCAGGGTGAGCAGCAGCGGGTACTTCTCCGCCGCCTCGACCTCGTACAGCCGCTGCACCGCGCGCGCGGCGGGCGTCCCGCTCGGGGTGACTTCCACCCGGACAGGCTTGCGCAGCACCTCCTGGGCGAAGCGCGTCACGTTGTGGCCCAGGGTGGCAGAGAAGAGGAGCGTCTGCCGCTCGCGGGGCAAGGCGGCGAGGATCTGCTGAAGCTCGGGCATGAAGCCCATCTCCAACGTCCGGTCCGCCTCATCCAGCACGAGCATGCTCACCGCGGAGAGGTTCGCCGCCCCCTCCTTCAGCACGTCCGCCAACCGGCCCGGAGTGGCAATCACCAGCGTGGGCCGCTGACGAAGCGCCTCCACCTGGGCACCCATGTCCGTGCCGCCGGTCACCACCGCCTGGGTCAGACCGCGAGGCTCACCGAAGAAAGCAGCCTCCTGAGCGATCTGCAGCACCAGTTCTCGCGTGGGGGCGAGTACCAGTCCAGCCGGGCCCCGTTCACCGGCCAGGCGCTCGACCAGTGGCAACAGATAGGCGACGGTCTTGCCGGTGCCCGTGACCGCGCAGCCGATGACGTCCCGCCCTGCCAGCGCCGGTGGAATGGCCTGGGATTGAATGGGGGTGGGCGAGGCGAAGCGGGCGCGCCGCACCGCATCGAGCGATTCCGAAGAGAGGCCGAGGGTCTTGAAAGAAGTGCTCACGCGGGAGGGGCTAACACACCCGGACGCGCGGAGCGATCCACAACGTCCAGCCCCTCCCAGGAACCGCCCTCCCCGTGACAACCGGGGAGGCGACACTCACCGCCAGAGGCTCAGAACTGAGCCGAGCCCGGCACGCGCGGAAACGGAATCGCGTCCCGGATGTTCTGGAGGCCGCACATGTAGACCAGCAGGCGCTCGAACCCGAGGCCGAAGCCCGCGTGCGGCACCGTGCCGTAGCGCCTCAGGTCGCGGTACCACTGGTAGTGCTCGGGATTGAGGCCGAACTGGGCCACCCGCTGGTCAAAGACATTCAAGCGCTCCTCGCGCTGACTGCCTCCGATGATTTCGCCAATGCCCGGCGCCAGCACGTCCATCGCCGCCACCGTCTTCCCGTCCTCGTTCAGGCGCATGTAGAAGGACTTGATCTTCTCCGGGTAGTTCATCACCACCACCGGCCGGCCCACGTGCTCTTCCGTCAGGTAGCGCTCGTGCTCCGTCTGCAAGTCATTGCCCCACTCGGGGGCATAGTCGAACTTCTTCTTGGCCTTCTTCAGGATGTTGATGGCCTCGGTGTATTCAATCCGCTCGAAGTTCGACTCACTGAACTTCTCCATGCGCTCGATGACGCCCTTCTGCTGGCGCTCCTCGAAGAACTTCATGTCGGGCCCGCACTCGGCGAGCACCGCCTTGAAGACATACTTGAGGAACTGCTCGGCGAGCGTCGCGTCGTCGTTGAGGTCCGCGAAGGCGATCTCCGGCTCGATCATCCAGAACTCGGCGAGGTGCCGCGTGGTGTTCGAGTTCTCCGCGCGGAAGGTGGGGCCGAACGTGTATACCTTTGACAGCGCGCAGCAGTACGTCTCCACATTGAGCTGGCCGGAGACGGTGAGGTAGGACTCCTTGCCGAAGAAGTCCTTGCTCCAGTCGATCTTCCCAGCGTCCGTGCGCGGAGGATTCACCGCATCCAGCGTGGACACGCGGAACAACTGCCCGGCGCCCTCGGTGTCGCTGGCGGTGATGATGGGCGTGTTCACCCAGAAGAAGCCCTCTTCGCTGAAGAAGCGGTGGATGGCCTGGGCCGCGCTGTGCCGCACGCGGCTGATCGCCCCAAACGTGTTGGTGCGCGAACGCAGGTGCGCCACCTCGCGCAGGAACTCCAGCGTGTGCTGCTTGGGCTGGATGGGGTACGTGTCCGGATCCTCCACGGAGCCGACCACCTGCACCTCCTCCGCCTGGATCTCGTAGGCCTGCCCCTTGCCTTGCGAGCGCACGAGCGTGCCGCGACAGATGACGGAGCAGCCCGCCGTGAGGTGCAGCACCTCTTTCTCGTAGTTGGGGAGCGAGTTCGGCGCGACCACCTGGATGGGATCAAAGCAGGAGCCGTCGCTGACGTTGATGAAGCTGACCCCCGCCTTCGAGTCCCGCCGGGTGCGCACCCAGCCGCGAACCTCTACCTTCGAATCCGGGGGGATCGAGCTCCCCAGCGCCTTCTTGACACTGACCACCTGCATGACGCTCATCCTCGCTTTCTTTGCAAACCTACGGGGCAATTAGCCGTGCGCGGCCCCCGGGGCAAGCTTCGGAGGGCTCAGGGCCCCACGGCCACGGTGCGGGAGAACCAGTCCACGCCGCCACGCCCATCCCGCGCCACCACATAGAAGGTGACGGGACCCGGGGTCGCGGGCGTGACGTATTTGATGGTGGGGTCCCCAGGCCGACCGTCCACCGGCTCCAGGGAGCGAAGCTGCTTCACCTCGCCCTCCCCGGTGGCGAACCAACTGTAGAAGACCTGCTCCGTCCGAGGCCCCTCGTCCGTCTCGTAGCGCTCGAGGCTGCCGTCGGCCAGCACAGGCCGCAGCACCACTTCCGTGTCCAGGGGCAGGGGCCCTTCCAGGGGCGCCTCATCCCTCAGGATGTCCGTCAGGCGCGGGTTCTGGTTGGGCGTGGCCGTGAGCCGCAGCGTCAACTGACGCACCCCGCGCTCCTGATTTTCGGGCGCCTCGCCTCCGTCCTGGGCCAGGTAGCCAATGAACAGGGGAATCCCCTTCTCCAGCACCGCCCGCAGCGCCGGGTCGTTCGGATCCACCGGCTCGCCCCCGGAGCCCCCGCCCGCCACGGCCGCCAGCACCGCCTGCACGTTGGGGTCCTCCAGGGACAGCTCTCCCCCCGGAAGGGGAACCCCGCTCGGGCCCGGGCACTCCATCTCGCCTCCGTACACGTCGCCCGGCTGGCACAGCGCCAGGTCCACGCTCACCGGGCTCTCGCCGGGGGCCACCGCCAGCGAGGAGAATCGCACGGGCGGCGGGGGCGAGGACGTGTCCGGGTTCAACGCCAGCTCGGCCGGCTCGGCCTTGATGGCCAGCACGCGCACGCGGCGAATCTCGCTCTGCAGCTCGAACTCCGGACCACACGCCGCCAGCGCCCCCGCCAGCGCGAGGAGAATGGGCGTCCGCATGTCAGAAGCTCCCTTTGGCGCCGAGAATGGGCAGAAGGGGCAGGCCCTCCAGGAACGCGCTCTCGGTGTAGTTGTAGTTGTAGAGGATCCCTTCCTTCGCCGGGTTGTTGTAGGCGTTGGTCAGGTCCAGGTACACGTTCAGGTTCCACTGCTCGAAGATGAAGTTCTTGTCGACGCGGATGTCCAGTTGGTGGAAGGCGGGCAGCCGCTCGGAGTTCACCCGGCCGAAGGTGGGGATGAAGACGTCCGTGCCATCGTCCCTCACCGCGCCGGTGATGGGCGTGAGCGGGTTGCCGGTGGTCACACGCATGCGCGCGCCCAGCTCCCATCCGGCGGGCAGCTTGTAGCTGGCGATGGCCGTCAGCACGTGGGTCTGGTCGTTGTCGAACAGGCGCAGCCCCTCTCCAGGCCGGTCCCGGCGCTGGCTGCGGCTGAACGTATAGGACACCCACCCGAAGAGGCGCTCGGTGAGCACGCGCCGGGCCAGCAACTCGAACCCGAAGATGCGGCCCGTGCCCTGGTTGTTGAGCCGCTCGGGCACCTGCTGGCCGTCGCGCTCCACCTGCCGGTCCGAGCGGACGATGAGGCGGCTCAGGTCATTGTAGAAGAGCTCTCCACTGAGGAAGTACTCGGGCGTGGGCTGCCACTCGGAGCCCACGCTGTACTGCTTGGAGCGCTTGGCCTTCAGCTCTGGGTTGCCGAAGGTGATGCTGGGCTCGTCCTGAAGCGGCGGGGAGTGGTAGATGCCCGCCCCGCCCTTGAGCGTCACCGTGTCCGTGAGCGCGTAACGGACCGCCAACCGAGGGTTGAGCGAGCGCTTGCGGACCTTCTGGTCCTCGAACACGTAGCTCTCGCTGCGCAGACCCGGAACCACCAGCAAGCCCGTCACCGGCTTCCAGCGAAGCTCCGCCCACATGCCCGGGAAGTACTGGAGGAAGTTGCCATCCACCACGAGGATTTCATCCAGCAGCACGGGCGCGGGAGGCTCGCCCTCGCGGGGCAGGCTTTGGAGGCGGGCCCGCACGGCTGCCCGCGAGAAGTCGATGTCCAAACCGCCTGCCACGGTGAGCGGCTCCGCCACGGCATACTCGGCGGTGGAGCGCAGCCCCAGATCCAACGAGGAGATGCGCAGGTTGCGATCTCCCACGAGGAACTCGACGAGGGTGTTGCCCACCAGCGCCTGGCTGTCCAGGATGAATCGACCCGCCTTGTACTGGTGCCCCAGCCTCAACTGCTTGAAGCCGGTGGTGATTTCAAACGCGCCGTTGACGCTCGGGTCATCGTCCGCGGGCCGGTCGAACACCAGCCCCAGCACGTCGTTGGAGACGAGCCCCTGGAGGGTGAAGGTGTGCTGCTTGTTCGGCGTCCAGTGCAGCTTGAGCTGGGCATCGTAGTAGCGCGGGGCCACCTGGATGCTGGGGCCATCCTCGTTCTCGGGAACCGCCTTGAGCACCAAGTCGATGTAGGAACGCCGACCCGCCACGGCGATGCCCAGGTTCTCGGTGAGCGGCCCCTCGAGGACGGCGTTACTCTCGATGAGGCTCACACCCACGGTGCCGTGAAAGCCATCCATCTTCGGTGCGCGGCTGCGCACGTTGATGACGCCGCCGGTGACGTTGCCGTAGTAGGAGGAGAAGTTGCCCGGCAGGTAATCCAGCGAGTCCAGCAGCTCCGAGTTGTACACGGAGGTGAGGCCACCGAAGTGATAGAGCAGCGGAATCCGCTGCCCATCCAGGAAGATGCCCGAGTCGTTGGGGCTGGTGCCGCGAATGACGATCTGCCCACCGTTGAAGGCGGGCCGCGCCACGCCAGGCAGGTTCTGCACCACCTTCAGCGTGTCCCCCTGGGTGCCGGGAACCTTTTGAATCTCCGCCGCCTGGAGCGTGGTGCGGGTGACTTCCTTGCGCTCGCGCTCACTGCGCACCACCGTCTCGTACGGGCTGAAGATGCGCTTGCGCACGTAATAGGTGGCTTGGGTCTGCTGTCCTTCATTGAAGGACTCCTGGGTGCGGAACCGCTCGTAGCCCCCGAGGACGACGAGCACTTCGTGCGAGCCCAGCGGCACGCCCCGGAACGAGAAGCGGCCCTCCGCGTCGGTGGTGGTGGACTGCTCCAGCGCGGGCAGGGCCACCTCCGCCCCGGCCAGGGGCTTGCGGGTGCCACGCTCCAGCGCCCTGCCGCTGAAGTTCACCGGCGCCTCGACGGGCGCGTCCGGGCTTCCCTCCGCGGGCACCGGCGCGCGCCAGACAAACTGGTAGGCGTACTGGATTCGCACCGGGGCGGGGGCGCCATCCACCTCGGCGGGCTCGAACTCGAACTGCCTCACCGCCGCCACGGCGGCCTCATCGAAGCCGTGGCCCGCGGGCTCCGTCACCTGCACGTCCGAGACGGCCCCTGTCTCGGAGATGTCGATGAGCATGACCACCGTGCCCTCGAGCTGCTGGGCGAGGGCTTCCGGCGGGTACGGTGCCTCGACCTGGCGCTTGAGCTCGGGGGCCCGGGTGAGCACCCCCGTGGGAGCCCCCGCATCAGGAGGAGGCGGCATGCCGGCATCCGGGGCTTGCGCCCAGGCACCGGCCGCCAAGAGGAGGGCTAGAACGGAGGCTGTCGTTCGCATGAAGGAGGGGCGCGCCAGAACGCGCCCCCCCTCCTAGCGTCCTCCCGCCTTCGCGGCGAGCACGATTTCGATGCGGCGGTTCCGGCTGCGGTTTTCCGCACTGTCATTGGCGGCAATGGGTTGGTACTGCCCATATCCCGCCGCCGAGAGCACCGTGGGGTCCACCCCGGCGTCCTGGAGGGCCCTCACCACGGCCATGGAGCGCGCCAGGCTCAGCTCCCAGTTGGACGGGAAGGGGCCGTTCTTGTCCGTGGGCACGTCGTCCGTGTGGCCTTCCACGCGGATGATGCGTCCCTGCACCGACTTGAGGGCATCGGCGATCTTCACCAGCGCCTCCTGACCCTCCTTGCCCACGCGGGTGGAGCCCGAGGCGAAGAGGATCTTGTCCTTGAGCTGCACCGTCATCCGGCCCTGCAACTCGGACAGCTGGATCTTCCCGTCGGAGATCTCCTGCTTGAGGCTCTGGGCGAGGTTCTCATACTCGGAGCTGCGCTTCTCCAGGGCCTCCTTCGCCTCGGCGAGGCGGCGGGTGTTCTTGGCCAGCTCGTCATTGAGGGCCTTCAGCTCCTCGTTCTTCCGCTCCAGCGCAGAGCGCTCGGCGGCGGAGGCGGTGAGGCGGGACTCAGAGGTGGCCAGCCGCGTGGAGAGGGCCTCCTTGTCCTGCTCCAGGGCGGCCTTCAGCTCCTCCAGCTCCTTGATCTTGGCCTCCAGGGCCTCCCGGGAGAGCTTCTCTTCCTTCA encodes the following:
- a CDS encoding serine/threonine-protein kinase, with translation MQTPRVPELNPALLPPGTVVGSWRVVAWAGRGVHGAVYQAVPVDADRARPLALKLSLLPRDPRFAREVTLLTRVCHPNIPRLRDSGTWQHPGGTLHPFLVMDWVDGAPLYDWAHQHTPSSQQMLRLLAQLARALQALHALGCLHRDVKGDNVLVRHSDGSALLTDFGSGRSPDSATLTPGTLPPGTPAYRSPEACLFDLQFFRDPRAHYAAQPADDLYALGVTAYRLVTGKYPEFGEPARDASGLWRLEGLASAAPIALNPRVDPQLNDLILRMLSIRPEVRGTAEALAEALEQAAVASAPPSPPTGNAVAEAQAQAHDVSFPAPGSAARVSLPVRTQPWLGIAGIAVILMLGVWLCWNTSQQLLEPPSVATPEAREAHLEDGGTARLGDEAVTASSVASPVPSVSGENSEDTLPEPMPGQTRPDAKGRCAHPQQIRLNGGCWVKTPLGREKCEALNGTMREGTCYVPASSHERQPTSHPVRTP
- a CDS encoding DEAD/DEAH box helicase, which produces MSTSFKTLGLSSESLDAVRRARFASPTPIQSQAIPPALAGRDVIGCAVTGTGKTVAYLLPLVERLAGERGPAGLVLAPTRELVLQIAQEAAFFGEPRGLTQAVVTGGTDMGAQVEALRQRPTLVIATPGRLADVLKEGAANLSAVSMLVLDEADRTLEMGFMPELQQILAALPRERQTLLFSATLGHNVTRFAQEVLRKPVRVEVTPSGTPAARAVQRLYEVEAAEKYPLLLTLLARDQLSVLVFTRTRERAEKVQEVLKRAGHKTAAIHADRTQGQRRQALEGFRRGQYRCLVATDIASRGLDVEDIGHVINFDLPHAPEDYVHRIGRTARAGASGRASTFVTSRDEETVSAIERIVRMSLPRAEVPREDPVFVEEWEEFQVGQEDAELTKPRDLPRPTGVSAKGGRRGEGRPRAVAKVLDDALLPEPREEGPARRRGPAREADRTRPRTASGGKGKARGAGRSSEGQERRGKAPGRRGAPGRGGSSARGAAPRREREEAPRRERSTSPRRGEGERGRETARGERNSRGGRPGPEKRFSRGTKRPGGQSAGPKRGPSRGTGRSPRGPGGGGGRRGGR
- the asnS gene encoding asparagine--tRNA ligase yields the protein MQVVSVKKALGSSIPPDSKVEVRGWVRTRRDSKAGVSFINVSDGSCFDPIQVVAPNSLPNYEKEVLHLTAGCSVICRGTLVRSQGKGQAYEIQAEEVQVVGSVEDPDTYPIQPKQHTLEFLREVAHLRSRTNTFGAISRVRHSAAQAIHRFFSEEGFFWVNTPIITASDTEGAGQLFRVSTLDAVNPPRTDAGKIDWSKDFFGKESYLTVSGQLNVETYCCALSKVYTFGPTFRAENSNTTRHLAEFWMIEPEIAFADLNDDATLAEQFLKYVFKAVLAECGPDMKFFEERQQKGVIERMEKFSESNFERIEYTEAINILKKAKKKFDYAPEWGNDLQTEHERYLTEEHVGRPVVVMNYPEKIKSFYMRLNEDGKTVAAMDVLAPGIGEIIGGSQREERLNVFDQRVAQFGLNPEHYQWYRDLRRYGTVPHAGFGLGFERLLVYMCGLQNIRDAIPFPRVPGSAQF
- a CDS encoding TonB-dependent receptor, whose protein sequence is MRTTASVLALLLAAGAWAQAPDAGMPPPPDAGAPTGVLTRAPELKRQVEAPYPPEALAQQLEGTVVMLIDISETGAVSDVQVTEPAGHGFDEAAVAAVRQFEFEPAEVDGAPAPVRIQYAYQFVWRAPVPAEGSPDAPVEAPVNFSGRALERGTRKPLAGAEVALPALEQSTTTDAEGRFSFRGVPLGSHEVLVVLGGYERFRTQESFNEGQQTQATYYVRKRIFSPYETVVRSERERKEVTRTTLQAAEIQKVPGTQGDTLKVVQNLPGVARPAFNGGQIVIRGTSPNDSGIFLDGQRIPLLYHFGGLTSVYNSELLDSLDYLPGNFSSYYGNVTGGVINVRSRAPKMDGFHGTVGVSLIESNAVLEGPLTENLGIAVAGRRSYIDLVLKAVPENEDGPSIQVAPRYYDAQLKLHWTPNKQHTFTLQGLVSNDVLGLVFDRPADDDPSVNGAFEITTGFKQLRLGHQYKAGRFILDSQALVGNTLVEFLVGDRNLRISSLDLGLRSTAEYAVAEPLTVAGGLDIDFSRAAVRARLQSLPREGEPPAPVLLDEILVVDGNFLQYFPGMWAELRWKPVTGLLVVPGLRSESYVFEDQKVRKRSLNPRLAVRYALTDTVTLKGGAGIYHSPPLQDEPSITFGNPELKAKRSKQYSVGSEWQPTPEYFLSGELFYNDLSRLIVRSDRQVERDGQQVPERLNNQGTGRIFGFELLARRVLTERLFGWVSYTFSRSQRRDRPGEGLRLFDNDQTHVLTAIASYKLPAGWELGARMRVTTGNPLTPITGAVRDDGTDVFIPTFGRVNSERLPAFHQLDIRVDKNFIFEQWNLNVYLDLTNAYNNPAKEGILYNYNYTESAFLEGLPLLPILGAKGSF
- a CDS encoding OmpA/MotB family protein, whose product is MRFKLALAALAVLSTAPGCVGKGKYNALAAEAENLDNRLKEEKLSREALEAKIKELEELKAALEQDKEALSTRLATSESRLTASAAERSALERKNEELKALNDELAKNTRRLAEAKEALEKRSSEYENLAQSLKQEISDGKIQLSELQGRMTVQLKDKILFASGSTRVGKEGQEALVKIADALKSVQGRIIRVEGHTDDVPTDKNGPFPSNWELSLARSMAVVRALQDAGVDPTVLSAAGYGQYQPIAANDSAENRSRNRRIEIVLAAKAGGR